Proteins encoded in a region of the Salvelinus sp. IW2-2015 unplaced genomic scaffold, ASM291031v2 Un_scaffold4188, whole genome shotgun sequence genome:
- the LOC112077000 gene encoding uncharacterized protein → MDIHRQDSHNINPNFRHGRQTSVLGHVRRLLSVQDPPELGPPRPSFKRHSSEAFFPFRPDSHDYPGSDDQAPPGXDHSLFPRPNLFNSHNPLSPNHPLDTLREVSSTLSSLXTEPXTXSFTDLPQWVVSPPAFSNDHGDSGYGGDGGTCGALSGAPQPLNHIEXFTQQTGHEQASSKPGTPVDLSPIVEALALNTNQGNSCTQPRPKKLSWNIPKDWCKPQRRQLSFQFSRQGSKSSLHSLPSPKGLGRRSGRNTSTALHFPAEHAQFEALQVPETDILESNGHESDKKDTDDSQENKDKSQSEKS, encoded by the coding sequence ATGGACATTCACAGACAGGACAGCCACAACATCAATCCCAACTTCCGTCATGGTCGTCAAACGTCAGTCCTGGGGCACGTGCGTAGGCTTCTCAGCGTCCAGGATCCCCCAGAGCTCGGCCCTCCTCGGCCCTCCTTCAAACGTCACAGCAGTGAGGCCTTCTTCCCCTTCAGACCTGACTCCCATGACTACCCTGGATCAGACGACCAGGCTCCCCCAGGACRTGATCACTCTCTGTTCCCCAGACCCAACCTCTTTAACTCCCATAACCCCCTCTCGCCCAACCACCCTCTGGATACGCTACGGGAGGTTAGTAGTACTCTTTCTTCCCTGYACACTGAGCCCSGTACGRCGTCCTTCACAGACCTGCCTCAGTGGGTGGTAAGTCCACCTgctttttctaatgatcatgggGATAGTGGTTATGGGGGTGATGGAGGGACGTGTGGGGCATTATCTGGGGCTCCACAACCCCTGAATCATATAGAGYCCTTCACCCAACAGACAGGGCATGAGCAGGCCTCAAGTAAGCCTGGGACTCCAGTAGATCTGTCCCCCATTGTGGAGGCTCTGGCCCTGAACACGAATCAGGGCAACAGCTGTACCCAACCGAGGCCCAAGAAGTTGAGCTGGAACATCCCCAAAGACTGGTGTAAGCCACAGAGACGTCAGCTGTCCTTCCAGTTCTCCAGACAGGGCTCAAAGAGCTCCCTGCACAGCCTGCCTAGTCCTAAAGGCCTAGGGAGGAGGAGYGGCCGAAACACCTCCACAGCCCTCCACTTTCCTGCTGAGCATGCCCAGTTCGAAGCACTGCAAGTCCCAGAGACAGACATTCTGGAGTCCAATGGTCATGAGAGTGACAAGAAGGACACCGATGACAGCCAAGAGAACAAGGACAAGTCTCAATCGGAGAAGTCGTAA